ataaatcgtaaCTTTGATCTTGGCGCTCAATTGAACTCATATTAGAGGAAAGCGAGTTACGCGACCCGGTTCAGCTGTCTCCGCGGGATACAGGCCAAGGTTGTGGGGTAAATGGGAGAGGATAGAATACCCGATCGACTGCTCTCTgggttaaaaaatgaaaaagaagaTGAGTTAGTATGAGCTTAAGCTACTGCCATACCTGAATAAAAGTTAGTGGGTGAAGTAGACagagagaaaaagagaaaaagagggaggatgaagatgatgatacgaaaaaaaaaacaaaaacccGTGAGGGATGTCCTCGTCAATTCAACTTTGTGGACATCTAGCTCTCacctttttatatattcccTGTGTAACTTTATTCTGTTGAAATATGCGTTTCGTTTACTGTAATATTAAATTCGTATCTTTTTTAGTACTCGTCACCATCACGTACTACTTGATGTAAATGAtatgtgattttttatttttaatatctggtaactttaaagatttatttttctgacaaatgaataaatatttgaataaatttatttgtctttGCTGCCATTGATTTTTACAGTGAGTGATTTGTCAAAATGAGGGTTTTGAGTTTCAAACGAAACACATGTTTATGTATACTGAGATTTTATTACGCCATTACGTATGCGGGTAGAAAAATCCCGCGATGTGTTATAAATTGTCGGGATTTAAAAGATTTACGTTTTATTGTgagatagaaaatattttcactatcaGTAGATAATAGCGAAATTTGAATGACAGGATTTCTTCCCTGATAGCTATTTTGATCGCAGGTTGAAGGAAATCtacaaattaaataagatGTCAATTTGACTGCAAAAACTTGCAATTTTCCTCatccaaattttttctcgcAATTTTTTGTCagattgaaattaattttttcttctcaagATTTTTTTCCGCAACTTAAAAGCGATTTTCTACTTCAactttcatttatattaaaagttaaagtTCGCATTTAAGAGCCGTTATATCTTGAAGTATTGCATTGACTGCATAGGGATTCTGTGTTGCCACCTTaatcaaataaacataaattgtTTCATGCAATagaaatatattaacaatatatatgaaaaaaaatttaccgaatGTCCCGCCTTGCTGACCCAgtacattttcaaatttccgtATGCCTTAACGTATCCatcaacaatattattaactGCAAACGCAGATCTCGGAGCATTTTTCCAGGCACTGCTGTGTTTCCACTTCAATTTTTCCACCCACTTAATAGTACTCGGCAAGGAAATTAGCGCATCTAGTTGACCGgcataaatagaaattttcagATCCGTTTCGTTCAGCAATTCttcaactaaaatttataataaaacactATTCAAAATATCTAAAGATGAATTTCCGGCTGATTCTGATAAACTTTGACTCGGATGTCAGCCAGAAAAATGTCACGTAAGAATACAAAGTAATTATATACTCATTGAGAATATATACTTACCAATGTAGACAACAGGTTTCAGCAAATCTTCGTAAAGATTTTCATAGACTTTGTTTGACTTCACCCAATTTGAATGAAGGCCTAAAGTTCGTTTAACATTTTCATTCATAAACTCCGACAGATTTTTCAACAGTTCCACTGGCGGCCTTGGAAAACAAGTCGTATAATTTTGCACTCCCTCGTGTGAACTTCCTAAAGTAAGTATATTAAAGATAGTAGCGTTGTCACTAAGTTTACCAATACTATTCGTTGTCGTCTGCCAAACATCCATAGCTTCTCTCCACTTTTCAGCTTTTACCGCTTCTTCCATTTTTTCAACCTCTAATTCAACTCTTTGAAAATCAGCAGTGTCTAAAATAccctgataaattattaacaataaattaaaaaatacttgataatatacattacataagaaaaatttattttacagcaTATAGTAAAGATGGCGCCCAAGAAAGAGCAGAATCTATTGGCGAAATCAATGGAGAGCCCAAAACAAGACCTTTTAAATTACTGGTAATACTTCCGTCATATTGTTCCtacaataaaaacttattaaaattatttaaataattaaatagttacttATTTGTAGTGTATGTACTTTGTACCAAATGGAAGCCAGCTCAACCCCCATTTTCGGGCCATAAGATTCTCCTATGATGTAAGTCGGGACATTTCTAAATTCAGGAActacttcaataaattttcttatacatTCCAGTAGATCATCGGctatttgtttattgtttttcaCGTAAGCTGATTCATTTTCCACGTAACTGAAGCCTGTGCCAACTGGATTGTCAATAAATAAGACGTTGTAGTAATTTACTAATGTATGATTACGTCTTTTGAGATTCAAATCAACCGGTCCGACTTCAAGAAAGTTTCCTGCACCAGTCCCAGACCCACCTGGACCTCCTTGTAACCAGACTAACAATGGCTTACTGTAGACATCAAAATTACTCAATTTGTTCGGGTAAGGCGGGCTTACGTAATGTAGCCACCAAAATATATGAGCACCTGGTCGAACATTGACATACCCCCAGTCTTGGTCGCCTGGACCGATACCTGTTTTGCCTGTTATTTCATGGACTTTATctgcaagaaaaaatatacaggcAATCAActatggtaaaaataataaattccatactctggtaattaatttgttataattgtaattatttatgaattattaccgtaaaaaataaagcagCAGACAAAAATAAACCGTATCcatgacatttttttgttatgaatAAATGTTGACTCCTCTATTTGTGGTCAAAGACTGAAGTTCTTACCCATTTAATAGACTGATTGAATAAATGCTCCTTGAATTATTACAGCCACTGAGAATAAGACACTCTCTAAGTCAATATCACACATCTACCGTTTGCTTTTGAAAAGAGAAGGCGCTCGACTAGATAAGAAAACCTTGTCGGATAATAGTTGATCTAGACAATTTTCTCTCGTTACTGAATAACCTCAGTACGTCGaggttataatttaaatgttgacaaagtattttttaatagttttgttTGTCAGTCTTAATATAAATCTTAATgacgtttttttattacagttttccatgtaatgaaaatttttttatctcactgTGGATTTTATTACGATgcatttataagaaattgtgtttaaaaaaaaataattttagtagaatgattatttttttttatttcgttatgcaaattattttacacataaacaattatacaattattagaaaaaggaacaaaaataaattattattattatttatttatatggcCGTAGAGTCAAAATCTTGACGAATATTCTCTGGGAAGACGAGGCTTCATCACTCaggtttttcaaaaatagtgacttcttatttaaatataatattttaatgattatcaaaaataaatttcatttgtaattcgaaaaattaccACATAGAGCATTTACTTCTCGGATTCATTGGAGATCCTACTGGACATTTGAAATCATCTGAAAAttctttaatatttgaaaatgctCCGATTACACGAAATTCTGCGGGACTATGATTGTcggaaataatttgaattttcaaaacttcaGGACGTTGTGCGGTGCACCATGTATGTGAAGCGCTAATCCAAAACATTTGCGTAGGTGTATAATGATCGAGCCCAGGAAGTCGAGGTTCTGAGACGTTCTGAGACTCAGCCCAACTTTTGTAAGCTAGATAAGTCGTTTTTAATCCGCCATTGTCAGCAATATTTTCAGTGATTGTTTTCAATCCATTTACctaaaagaaacaaataacaataatagaagtttatcgttgtaaaaaaaaaacatggaaataatgaaaaatttcattctcaCATTCATTCCAACTTCATTTACTACGTAGTTTTGATACTGCTCATAAAAGCACAAAGCTTTGTCCCAAAATTTATCATCTGTAGAGGCTTCCCaccattttaataaattaccatCTTCGTAAAATCTTTTTCCTATGGTATCAAAACCATGAGTGATTTCATGGCCTATTAAAAAACCAACAGCTCCATAATTTATATATCGCGGACGATCGTTGTTGAAAAATGATCCTTGAAGAATAGCAGCAggaaattctaaaaaaattttttatatacaatcatgacactgataaaaaaaataacttttagaaaaacaatattttcttcCCATAAGAAATTATGCtgtggaaaatttcaaatctaatacatttttggcgcgaaattttgaagatttcatttaaaattattttgttatcaaaGCAACCTTGGCTCAAATTATGCTAATTagatatgaaattaataatacggtaaattttattgatttattacttaagaaaatattgtttttgttttttcaaaagttatttttttctccaggtatttatgataattgtaaatacatacgaataatattataatgaaataaattaaacgcATTAACAGCCGttggatttaaatataacACCCAGTCACTTTTATTGAAATGCGTTCGAAATTTTTCAcgatttatttcattcatgTATGAGCCTAAATTCAATATGGTTTGCAAATATGAATCGTTTatatcaaattcaaaattttcataaattgtttctatttttttctcatccaAAAGTCCATCGTTGTAGGCAATATCAGTTACCATGGAATCAGCTTTTTTCAAAGCATGTTTTCTAGTTACTTCGTCCATCCAATCGAcctgaaataattcaaaatagttgggataattatttttattatccaattcaaattttgtcttgtgttataaaaataaaaatggtaatTACAGTTTCTAGAGTTTTTTTGAACTGATTAATGATAGCATTGACCATTTCGGTgacattattttttgcatcttcattaaaatactttttgatATATAATGAGCCAATAGCAAGTGGCAAATAGTGAGATATTGCATTCAAACACTCATTGGATCTAGGCTGTCGTTTTGTGTTACCATTCGCTGATGATAAAAAGTCTAtgcgttttttatttatttcttctgataaaaatgaaactgaatcaaaaataactcgccatataatgaaatttgattGCGTTCTTTTTGAAGTTGTATTCATAaggttttcaaaatttgataaaaatttcggaTAATACACATATATTGTCTCATTTTTGTCCACTTTGGCATAAGGTTCaagaattttgttaaaatattctaACCAAGGAATactcgaatagtttttttctAACTCAGCGATAGTAATTGGAgtgtactctgaaaaaaatagttaattatcacaaaaaaCTATTGTTTAACACAAATTGAAGtgaatttttgtgaaaatcaTTATAAGTTGATCAAAAATTGACTCAATAATCAAACTTTTGATtgcaaatttaataatttgaaaactgataaaaattaactccAAGTAGAATGAAATGAACTTCAAATCAATtccaaatttattgtttaccaAATGcacttttctgaaaaaaaatgtttcattaTATTCTTCAAATTATTGtgtttacaattaaataagaaaGACTTTTGTTCCAAAGGATATTTCTTACATTGaccaattttatttcaaagtcaAGCGATTCCGTAAGTTCTTTGTCTGCATATTCCCGTTTAGCTCCAAGAAGTACCGCAATATCaatcatgtattttttataatttttaatcaactcaTCTTCTTGCCCTCTCAATAAAAAGTCAGGCCCCAGTCCAAACTTAGGCAATTTTatctacaataataacaactgtaaaattcaaaatttttttttcatattaaatatcatGAACTAACATTTATAACagtatttgtattatttttaatatccgATCCAATTTCAACCCCCAGAAGATATTTTACCGAATACCCCATATTTTTGAGAATATATATCGAGTTTGTCCAATTGAATTCATCTTCTTTCCAATTATCGCCTTCCACAACAGGCCAGCCTcctagttttttcaatttactcAACAACGGAGCCAATCCGTGTTTTTCAATAGcagctaaaattatttatttccaccataaataacaaataatcattttttataatttatcataaaatcattcataaaaaatactcACTTTCATTCATACAAATAttgtacaaatttttaacgagCCTAAATGGCTTCGTCATATTAGAAGACATTTCCGTCTCAACAATAGGTTTTAATTGTTCCCGAACTTGGTCCGCAAGTGTACTGAAAATATCCACTTTGGTTTTGTCATCAGGAATAGTTGTGTTGATAAAATTACCGCATGTGAATTTGTAAAAGTTATCACATGGATCGACAGATAAATCCATAGACTTGATAATCCTTGTTGCTAAAATCCATTATAAATATCTCTATTactatatgtttatatttacatcATATTTATACatcttcaaaaataaaactctcaGTAGTTTGGTGGTCAGAGTCAATGACCAACAACCGAGAGTTCAAGTGTTCGAGCCCAACCCAGTGCGACTTTACAGTACGATCAGTACGTAGTCTTTTTTTCACGGGACTAAATTAATGGAAATTGTAACAATATAGAAAGTAGTTGCAGAATatggataaatataaaaaattaatattaaaaagaataaataatacttacCCGTATTATTACATTCTGAAGTAAGACAAAtatcatttgaattttgaactgtaaattaaagtaataaattacttgacaaaaatataaagcTATTGGCCTCGAAAATGGACCAAAATCACGATTCTGAACATTTATTCGtaggaaaaaagtaaaaattatgaagttAAAAGGTGACAACTGCTCAAGTGGGGTCAATATCACCCCCTGCACTAGAAAAATTGTAACAGCAATGAAGGGAAGTCTCAGAATTTTAGCATGAGAGCTTTTGGCCACGAATCTTaggaaaaaatatcaaattatcaAGTTATAGGGGAACAAACTGCTCAGGTGCATTAGATAAAAATCATGTGAtaagtaatatattttacaatatgaataataGATATAGTACCTGTTTCTGCATAAATTTCGTTGCATAATATAATTgccatcaaaataattattagacctCGTTCAAAAAACTCTTTTTTCCACTTGATCATACTACggacataaataaataaattatcatttcattaaaataatcacataaaatttattatttaccacttacaGAAATATCTTCATCTTCGTTCCTTGAGTcgagaaaaacaaaaaaactaacaataaaaatatgttctATCTTCACTCACTTCTGCACCATGCAGAAGATTTCAATAAACTGAGCGATAGAAAAACATGGCAATTGAAGAATTCATAATTGTACAATGAGTAATTAAACAACATGTATACATACAcgctattaattaattctaattcATCTGGTTGAGCAATTACTTATAAGACGTTTAATAATACTCACATTACACGATGCATAATATCAATGtacaaatgaataaatttatgagatgaaaatcttattttcaattcaaaatatctCAGCACATCTACAGgagtatttttattcatattttttttcagcatcaGATCAGAGAGTTGGTGTATATGAATTGCGATCAGCTTGACAAGTTATTGATAACTTTAAACTTTTGTAACAGGTAGCTACAGGTTACCGCGAGCAGCTACAAGCTGAAGGCaggtttctgagaaaattcaaGGCAACTTTCCATCAACTCATGGGATTCCCAACTTTTGTCACCAACTTTCTTAGAAAGTTCCCATCAATTTATGAAAATGCCAATTTTCGCAGTCAATTTGGCAACAGGTTGCTGTTAACTTGTCTGTCAGGGTGCCCTACCCTCTGGATATAAAAAACCGGTTGCTATCAGCAGCAAAAAAGGGGAATCCTAGAAATATACCCTGTATGCCAGACATTGCTCTACAAGTGTTGCAGTACAACATTTAcggctaacttaacgagaaAGTTTTTGGTAAGCTTGACTGGATAATACTTTCCTTTAAGTCACCTTTAaaatacggcagtagcttgtAGTTAACTTATGGTTAGACTATCAGGGAATTTGAGCTACTACTGCAGTCAAATTTTGCTGCTCATTTTTTGATGTCTCGAGCACGTCAAATGGCGGCATCAatctgacgtcaaatttacgcGCAATTTGAGTGTTGGTTGAGCTCAactggctatcagggataaattatataaatatatcaaatcaTCCAGTTGATGATAAATTAGAAACTTATATTTAcatctgaaaataaaatatatttttcatacctCGATCTTAATAAATGCGTCATAGTAATAAGTGAGTAGCTATCAGCTGGTACTCGTTGTTTATCATATCAACGTCAAAgtgtaaaaacaaataattgcaATTGgacattttgttttatcatatCACAGTCAGACAATAATATGAGATATATACATCAATACACTTtagtttgtagtttatattatatacatttataaatatttacttgttATCATCACtaatcttataaataataatgaaatgtacatatatgtgtaaatgtatatattatcaCGTGTGTGTGTATAATGTTTATGTGTAACTATACATACATTAGAATATGTCGCAATAGTAAATGATAATTGTCGACACTCGAGTGTCTAGAttacatgaaaaattattattttgcttgTCATTGAATGATGGATCTTACGTCTAGACCACACATGAGTATATTAAGGACATTGCAATTACTTATACAGAggtcaatattttaaataattacatctaattaattattttattatttatatttttattttcagaggGGGCTGGGATAATACCAGagttgatgataataattatcgtgCTGAGGCATCATCAACATCTTCAAATGCTTTGCCTAAAATAGCTACCACTCCTTTGAGTACAGCGACACTTGAagtaaattcatatttatttttttttaagttctagatattttgaaaaaaaataattatcaaagtaattttccgagtttttttttaaaatcaattataaaaaataaaaaactaagtatatgcacatgtagaaaatttaaaaaactataggtgcaatttttcaaaatattttttttctatataatagatttttttaaatataagcaaaaaattattaaacgtcagcTAACTCTTGACTATTTGTAAtttctatgaatttttttaacagaataatgaaataaatttgacaaCAAAACGCGCAAGTGGTTATATAGATCCAGAAAACGAACATCTTACTAATAAATCAGTGacatgtatgataaaaaaacgtGAAATAGGTCCGGGGTTTAATGCTGGTCAAAAATGCCGgatatatagtaattttttacctAACCGTATGATACCTGTTGCTGTATATAACAGTCGCGCGTTTTGTGGATCATATTCCGTTGATGGAAAACTTCTCGTTACTGCCAGTCAAGGTaaaacatattatttaataaatttattttactgatacatttaatgtaattcaattttttaattttatttacagacaATTCATTACGTATCTACAATACCCAAGATGGAGAATTCCacgaatacaaaaaaattctcgcACAGAATGTATCTTGGAGTATATTAGATACTGCATTTAGTCCAGACGGCAATTATATCGCTTATTCCAGTTGGTCCGATGCCTGTAAGTTGATTAGACTTAATTCAGTCCTTGGTATGGAAGTTGAAGATTGATggcttctttttttttagtgtaccTTTGTTCAATTTACGGCGATTCCAGTGTCCAAGAAGCTTTGCCTCTGGCCCCAACGGATTTCGGAAGATTTTGTGTATTTTCTTTAGTCTTTTCCAGTGACGGCAGAGAAATTCTTGGTGCAGCTAATGATGGCtgtctttatatttatgacCGTGAATGTCATCAGCCAGCAATCAGagtatgattttttttgtctgttaaatttgaatttaaaaaattctatcagATAAAATTACGTACATTCCAAGTAGAGaaacaactttaagatgtcttttaaaaggataaaacaaattttttttttttcactattaagACATACGGATGTTGGTTCTCAGAGTCATAGAAAATTTGTCTTCTTTTTGACATCAAAAGtcatgtcaattaaaaaattttttagatgacatttgacaattatttgtaatttactttttgctGTCACTTGTATCAAGTCTTTTaaccaaattttttcgatgacaaatttctgattattttGTCATCATATTGCTCCCTTTTATCTGTAAGTCAAAAAACAGCCTCAAAACTGTCATCTTATTGTCTCGGATATCCAATACCTAATgaaattgcacacctcaagcgcgaaagcgaaaataaatttgaaaattttacgacCAAGATctcatattaaataaaaattaatacgcaatttaataatgaataagtTTGGTCTCAAATATTAGTATCAATGaattgatatattattatattaattacagaTTAAAGGACACGCAGACGATGTAAATGCAGTAGCGTTTGCTGATAATACATCACAAATATTATACAGCGGCGGTGATGACGGATTGTGCAAGGTTTGGGACAGAAGGACCTTGAATGAAGTAAATCCACATCCGGTCGGTGTACTTGCTGGTCATATGGACGGAATAACGTTCGTAGATCCACGAGGTGATGGAAGATATTTATTGACAAACAGTAAAGATCAGTCAATAAAACTGTGGGATGTTCGCGCATTCTCGAGTAAGGA
This genomic window from Microplitis demolitor isolate Queensland-Clemson2020A chromosome 6, iyMicDemo2.1a, whole genome shotgun sequence contains:
- the LOC103577381 gene encoding retinoid-inducible serine carboxypeptidase, which translates into the protein MSWIRFIFVCCFIFYDKVHEITGKTGIGPGDQDWGYVNVRPGAHIFWWLHYVSPPYPNKLSNFDVYSKPLLVWLQGGPGGSGTGAGNFLEVGPVDLNLKRRNHTLVNYYNVLFIDNPVGTGFSYVENESAYVKNNKQIADDLLECIRKFIEVVPEFRNVPTYIIGESYGPKMGVELASIWYKEQYDGSITSNLKGLVLGSPLISPIDSALSWAPSLLYAGILDTADFQRVELEVEKMEEAVKAEKWREAMDVWQTTTNSIGKLSDNATIFNILTLGSSHEGVQNYTTCFPRPPVELLKNLSEFMNENVKRTLGLHSNWVKSNKVYENLYEDLLKPVVYIVEELLNETDLKISIYAGQLDALISLPSTIKWVEKLKWKHSSAWKNAPRSAFAVNNIVDGYVKAYGNLKMYWVSKAGHSVATQNPYAVNAILQDITALKCEL
- the LOC128667265 gene encoding neprilysin-2-like, with amino-acid sequence MNTTSKRTQSNFIIWRVIFDSVSFLSEEINKKRIDFLSSANGNTKRQPRSNECLNAISHYLPLAIGSLYIKKYFNEDAKNNVTEMVNAIINQFKKTLETVDWMDEVTRKHALKKADSMVTDIAYNDGLLDEKKIETIYENFEFDINDSYLQTILNLGSYMNEINREKFRTHFNKSDWVLYLNPTAVNAFNLFHYNIIQFPAAILQGSFFNNDRPRYINYGAVGFLIGHEITHGFDTIGKRFYEDGNLLKWWEASTDDKFWDKALCFYEQYQNYVVNEVGMNVNGLKTITENIADNGGLKTTYLAYKSWAESQNVSEPRLPGLDHYTPTQMFWISASHTWCTAQRPEVLKIQIISDNHSPAEFRVIGAFSNIKEFSDDFKCPVGSPMNPRSKCSMW
- the LOC103577367 gene encoding neprilysin-2; the protein is MKIFLMIKWKKEFFERGLIIILMAIILCNEIYAETVQNSNDICLTSECNNTATRIIKSMDLSVDPCDNFYKFTCGNFINTTIPDDKTKVDIFSTLADQVREQLKPIVETEMSSNMTKPFRLVKNLYNICMNETAIEKHGLAPLLSKLKKLGGWPVVEGDNWKEDEFNWTNSIYILKNMGYSVKYLLGVEIGSDIKNNTNTVINIKLPKFGLGPDFLLRGQEDELIKNYKKYMIDIAVLLGAKREYADKELTESLDFEIKLVNKSAFGKQ
- the LOC103577368 gene encoding DDB1- and CUL4-associated factor 11; this encodes MMDLTSRPHMSILRTLQLLIQRGGWDNTRVDDNNYRAEASSTSSNALPKIATTPLSTATLENNEINLTTKRASGYIDPENEHLTNKSVTCMIKKREIGPGFNAGQKCRIYSNFLPNRMIPVAVYNSRAFCGSYSVDGKLLVTASQDNSLRIYNTQDGEFHEYKKILAQNVSWSILDTAFSPDGNYIAYSSWSDALYLCSIYGDSSVQEALPLAPTDFGRFCVFSLVFSSDGREILGAANDGCLYIYDRECHQPAIRIKGHADDVNAVAFADNTSQILYSGGDDGLCKVWDRRTLNEVNPHPVGVLAGHMDGITFVDPRGDGRYLLTNSKDQSIKLWDVRAFSSKDAQANSRKAVANQDWDYRWHTHVPKQLYTSTSLLEGDTSIMTYRGHMVVQTLIRCHFSPAATTGQRYIYTGCGHGRIVIYDLLTGSIVKTLEGHEGCVRDVSWHPYHQEIISTSWDGVIGCWRYFSQYSDTGIVDSEWGDISDPNWRNPD